One genomic window of Solanum dulcamara chromosome 12, daSolDulc1.2, whole genome shotgun sequence includes the following:
- the LOC129877451 gene encoding B3 domain-containing protein At2g36080-like isoform X2, whose protein sequence is MSITHFSSQNFKQNYFFGAQQEHYYFMEESSRNSSSPPKQNSNQLEEIEIPKEHLFEKPLTPSDVGKLNRLVIPKQNAEKYFPLNESINDSGEKGFLLSFEDELGKLWKFRYSYWNSSQSYVLTKGWSRFVKEKKLDAGDVVLFERHRVDGDRQFIGWRRKNGAAAASATIFAPPGGGGGGWGQVHRYPSAGVPYHTDFLHAGRGVPMHNQLTAANGNNTRKQVRLFGVNLECEVDDSSSWSESSTPDGSISSNHYQQGQDYYQGQAGQHHFQYQVHYSNPHIVPAASSDNNNHHYNTKEDKK, encoded by the exons ATGTCCATAACCCACTTCTCTTCACAAAACTTCAAGCAGAACTATTTTTTTGGTGCACAACAAGAACACTACTATTTCATGGAAGAATCATCTAGAAATTCTTCGTCTCCTCCGAAGCAAAACAGCAACCAATtagaagaaattgaaattccAAAAGAACATTTGTTCGAGAAGCCATTAACGCCGAGCGATGTCGGGAAGCTTAATCGATTAGTTATCCCAAAACAGAACGCGGAGAAGTACTTTCCTCTTAACGAGTCGATTAATGATTCAGGCGAAAAGGGCTTTTTACTGAGTTTCGAAGACGAATTGGGGAAATTATGGAAGTTTCGTTATTCGTATTGGAATAGTAGCCAGAGCTATGTATTGACTAAAGGATGGAGTCGTTTCGTGAAGGAGAAGAAATTAGATGCCGGTGATGTTGTTTTGTTTGAGCGACATCGGGTAGACGGTGACCGGCAATTTATTGGCTGGAGGAGGAAGAATGGTGCTGCTGCCGCCTCTGCAACCATCTTTGCTCCGCCgggaggtggtggtggtgggtGGGGTCAGGTGCATCGGTATCCGTCGGCAGGTGTTCCATACCACACTGACTTTCTTCACGCAG GTAGAGGAGTACCAATGCACAACCAATTAACAGCAGCAAATGGAAACAACACTAGGAAACAAGTACGGTTGTTCGGGGTGAACCTAGAGTGCGAGGTCGATGACTCGTCTTCGTGGTCTGAATCATCGACCCCAGATGGTTCAATATCATCGAATCATTACCAACAAGGTCAGGATTACTATCAGGGTCAAGCTGGTCAACACCATTTCCAATACCAAGTCCATTATTCCAATCCTCATATTGTTCCTGCAGCTTCATCCGATAATAATAACCATCATTATAACACG AAAGAAGATAAGAAGTAG
- the LOC129877660 gene encoding uncharacterized protein LOC129877660, with protein sequence MKLKIVWRKVSDYVRYDLKEIAFPSSLPDPPHFKKRRKLTLKERYLVLKEASRLYAASWVRDIGPELRPNDYKKKREIEGELGEDNGNGKEKEPSTLEDLAVAARGGMETLRPALQRVYMTRASAYKDALKSFIQGYQEGIQQTMEKAKDSKSSEDIDPSNSKGPT encoded by the exons ATGAAACTGAAGATAGTTTGGAGGAAAGTATCTGATTATGTTCGATATGATCTGAAGGAGATTGCTTTTCCTTCATCTTTACCGGACCCTCCTCACTTCAAAAAACGTAGGAAACTAACTTTGAAGGAGCGCTATCTT GTGCTTAAGGAAGCATCTAGGCTTTATGCTGCAAGCTGGGTGAGGGACATTGGTCCTGAACTTCGTCCCAATGATTACAAAAAGAAGCGTGAGATTGAAGGCGAGTTGGGTGAAGATAATGGTAACGGAAAGGAGAAGGAACCCTCAACATTAGAGGATCTAG CTGTGGCTGCAAGAGGCGGAATGGAGACACTACGACCTGCACTGCAACGAGTTTACATGACGAGAGCCTCTGCATACAAAGATGCACTTAAAAGTTTCATACAAGGATATCAAGAAGGTATCCAACAAACCATGGAGAAAGCTAAAGACTCAAAATCTTCCGAAGACATTGATCCATCCAATTCCAAAGGACCAACTTGA
- the LOC129877451 gene encoding B3 domain-containing protein At2g36080-like isoform X1: protein MSITHFSSQNFKQNYFFGAQQEHYYFMEESSRNSSSPPKQNSNQLEEIEIPKEHLFEKPLTPSDVGKLNRLVIPKQNAEKYFPLNESINDSGEKGFLLSFEDELGKLWKFRYSYWNSSQSYVLTKGWSRFVKEKKLDAGDVVLFERHRVDGDRQFIGWRRKNGAAAASATIFAPPGGGGGGWGQVHRYPSAGVPYHTDFLHAGRGVPMHNQLTAANGNNTRKQVRLFGVNLECEVDDSSSWSESSTPDGSISSNHYQQGQDYYQGQAGQHHFQYQVHYSNPHIVPAASSDNNNHHYNTDMDYSRDVNHMRYHQG, encoded by the exons ATGTCCATAACCCACTTCTCTTCACAAAACTTCAAGCAGAACTATTTTTTTGGTGCACAACAAGAACACTACTATTTCATGGAAGAATCATCTAGAAATTCTTCGTCTCCTCCGAAGCAAAACAGCAACCAATtagaagaaattgaaattccAAAAGAACATTTGTTCGAGAAGCCATTAACGCCGAGCGATGTCGGGAAGCTTAATCGATTAGTTATCCCAAAACAGAACGCGGAGAAGTACTTTCCTCTTAACGAGTCGATTAATGATTCAGGCGAAAAGGGCTTTTTACTGAGTTTCGAAGACGAATTGGGGAAATTATGGAAGTTTCGTTATTCGTATTGGAATAGTAGCCAGAGCTATGTATTGACTAAAGGATGGAGTCGTTTCGTGAAGGAGAAGAAATTAGATGCCGGTGATGTTGTTTTGTTTGAGCGACATCGGGTAGACGGTGACCGGCAATTTATTGGCTGGAGGAGGAAGAATGGTGCTGCTGCCGCCTCTGCAACCATCTTTGCTCCGCCgggaggtggtggtggtgggtGGGGTCAGGTGCATCGGTATCCGTCGGCAGGTGTTCCATACCACACTGACTTTCTTCACGCAG GTAGAGGAGTACCAATGCACAACCAATTAACAGCAGCAAATGGAAACAACACTAGGAAACAAGTACGGTTGTTCGGGGTGAACCTAGAGTGCGAGGTCGATGACTCGTCTTCGTGGTCTGAATCATCGACCCCAGATGGTTCAATATCATCGAATCATTACCAACAAGGTCAGGATTACTATCAGGGTCAAGCTGGTCAACACCATTTCCAATACCAAGTCCATTATTCCAATCCTCATATTGTTCCTGCAGCTTCATCCGATAATAATAACCATCATTATAACACG GATATGGATTACTCGAGAGATGTCAACCATATGAGATATCACCAGGGATAA